A genome region from Erigeron canadensis isolate Cc75 chromosome 3, C_canadensis_v1, whole genome shotgun sequence includes the following:
- the LOC122590907 gene encoding RHOMBOID-like protein 1 — protein sequence MLHEFKPFKDWESWLVPTIVSINVVLFLVSLFINNCPAHSDKCIAPEILMRFAFESFKINPLLGPSPSTLVKMGALEYKKVIEEREQWRLVTCMWLHGGVFHVFANMLGLAFLGTRLEKEFGFLKIGVLYVLSGIGGSILSSLYVRTTISVGASGALFGLLGGMLSELLTNWTIYANKIAALATLILIILINVVVGIIPHIDNYAHIGGFFTGFFLGFVILVRPQFKWINQKHVPPGYTAPPTRTKYKIYQYILLILSLIVLLVGFMIGLILISRGVDGNDYCSWCHYLTCMPTPLWTCNAHCRLVQLDKQINMTCQHNGRFDSYILEDANDITEMQRLCLELCS from the exons ATGTTGCATGAATTTAAACCCTTTAAAGATTGGGAATCTTGGTTAGTGCCTACAATTGTTTCCATCAATGTTGTTCTCTTCTTGGTTTCCCTGTTCATCAACAATTGTCCAGCCCATTCGGATAAATGCATTGCACCAGAGATTCTCATGCGATTCGCGTTTGAGAGTTTTAAGATAAACCCTCTTCTTGGTCCGTCTCCTTCCAC ATTGGTGAAAATGGGAGCTTTAGAATACAAGAAGGTAATCgaagaaagagaacaatggCGGCTTGTGACTTGTATGTGGTTACATGGCGGTGTCTTCCATGTCTTTGCAAATATGCTGGGACTGGCATTTCTAGGGACTCGCCTCGAAAAAGAGTTTGGATTTT TGAAGATTGGGGTGCTTTATGTATTATCTGGAATTGGGGGAAGTATCTTATCGTCGTTGTATGTTAGAACAACTATATCAGTTGGTGCTTCTGGAGCTCTATTCGGCCTACTAGGAGGAATGCTCTCTGAACTTCTTACAAATTGGACTATTTATGCCAACAAG ATTGCTGCATTAGCGACCCTCATCCTCATCATTCTTATTAACGTCGTCGTTGGAATTATCCCACACATAGACAACTATGCACATATTGGAGGATTTTTCACCGGCTTCTTTCTAGGGTTCGTCATTTTGGTCCGTCCACAATTCAAATGGATTAACCAGAAACACGTTCCTCCTGGTTATACTGCTCCCCCCACGAGaaccaaatacaaaatttatcaATACATACTTTTGATACTCTCCCTAATTGTTCTACTTGTTGG ATTTATGATTGGTTTGATTTTGATATCACGCGGCGTTGATGGAAACGACTATTGCTCCTGGTGCCATTATTTGACTTGTATGCCTACCCCTTTATGGACTTGCAACGCACATTGCAGG ttGGTACAGTTAGACAAGCAAATAAACATGACATGCCAACATAACGGAAGGTTTGATTCTTATATACTCGAGGACGCTAACGACATCACCGAGATGCAGAGGTTATGTTTAGAACTTTGTAGCTAA